The genomic region GTTTCAGGATCCGCTGTGACGCGGCGTTGTGCGGGAGGGTGGCGGCCTGCAGCCGGTGGAGCCCGAGTTCGGACCGGGCGGCGTCCACGGCGAACTCCAGCGCGGCCGAGCCGATCCCGCGCCCGGTCATGTCCTTGTCCACCCAGTAGCCGAGGTGGGCGCTGAGGAACGGCCCCCGGACAATGCCGCTGAGGTTCAGCACACCGATGATGCGGGAGCCGTCGACGAGAACCCACGGCACGTCCGATCCCGCGATGAACAGTCCAAGCTTGGATTCGATGCTGGCGGCCTGCGCTTCGGCGGTGAAGAAGTCCTCGGACCGCAGCGGCTCCCAGGGCGCTAGGTGCTCGCGGTTCCGCAGATAGGCCTCGGCGAGGGGGCCGGCGTCGGACCTGTGCAGCACCCGCACGCGCGCGGTACCCGTCAAAGCGATGCTGTTCCCGGTCATCCGGCGACTCTAACGGTCATTCTGGACGGGTTCAATCAGCGCACGGGTTCTCAGGCGCCGGCGTCGTCGTCGTCTTCGTTCGGGTCGGCGCCGTGGACGGTGACACTCTTCACGCCGGGCACTTCCAGCAGGTACGGGACGAGTTCCCGCAGCGGAAGGTGCCCGTGGAAGCGGATGTCCATGAGGACGATCGGCTTTTGTTCATCGCCGGACTTGTTGGTGCTCAGGATCGAGGAGCTGAACCCCATGTTGGTGGCAATCTCCAGTACCTGCCTCAGCACGCCCTGGTTGTCGGCGTAGCCCAGATGCAGGACCCGGTTGCTGTCCGGCGTGGGTATTTTCCGGACCGCGGGAGAGACCACATACAAGGTGACGAGGTGGAAGGCGGTCAGCGAGAGCGCCAGGGAAAGCATTCCGGCCCCGCACGCCATGCCGACGGCGGCCGAGACCCAGATGCTCGCGGCTGTGGTGAGGCCCCGGACAACGTTCCGCCCCTTGAAAATCACACCGGCACCGAGGAAGCCGATGCCGCTGACGATTTGGGCCGCGATGCGGGCCGGGTCCATGGTTCCCCCGGTCTGGACGGCGGCGAAGCCGTAGGCGGAGATCAGGGTGAAGGTGCACGACCCGAGGCCGACCAGGACGTGGGTGCGGTACCCCGCAACCTTCTGCCGGACCTGCCGCTCGGCGCCAATCAGCGAGCAGAGGACAAATGTCGCCAGCAGGAGCCCGATTTCCACCAGTGTCGTCTTGGTGAACAGCCCGTATGCGTCGCCCATCCGCCCTCCGACTCGGCCCGAGAGTGGCGTCCCGCCATAGCGGAGGAGCGCCGAGGACTCTCGAAATTGATATTACCGCCGCCCCCGTGCGGGGAATAGGGGTGGGAGCAGGGGCGCGTCCGCTGCGCTCATGTGGCCAGATCCCGGCGGCGCCAGCCGGTGTAGCCCAATGCAGCGAGTGCCGCGGCAGCCACCGTGAGGCCCAGCAGGGGCCCGCCGGCGTCGGCATCCAGGGGAAGCAGCGGGCTATGCCGGAACGGGGAGAGCTCCATCAGCCACTCCGGGGCGTTCCACAGCACGCCGAACTCGCCCAGGGCGACGAACAGCAGCAGCAGGGCCCAGACAGCCCCGGTGAGCCGCGGCGCCCAGCCGAACACGGCCAGTACCGCCGCTGTCATGACCCAGGCCGCGGGGATCTGGGCCGCGGCGGCCACGGTGACGCGCCAGAACTGGTTTCCGTCAGCCAGCACCGCGGCCGCGCCGGCTCCGACCGACAATCCGGCCAGCAGCATGAGCACGGCGACGCCGGACAGCGCCAGCATGAAGTGGCTGCTCGCCCACCGCGGCCGGGTGGTGGCCGTGCCCAGCAGCGCCTCCACATGCCCGTCCGTCTCCTCGTCGCGGAGCCGGCTGGCCGCGGACAGGCCGTAGGCCGAGGCCAGCAGTCCCATGATGCTGATCTCCGCGGCAATGAAGGCGTCTGTCATGGCCTGGGTTCCGCCCAGCATCCTGATCAGGTCCTGGGCGTTGGGCGAACTCAACAAGTCCGTGACGTTGCCGGCCAGCGATCCGATCACCACACCGAACACCACGAAGGCCACTGCCCACGCCGCGAGGAGCCGGAGCTGCAGCCGCACCGCGAGGTCCCAGACGCCCCGGAGCGAGCCGCGGGCCGGGCCGGGCCGCTCCTCGCGCAGGCCGGAGCCGAGGTCTCTGCGCGCACGGAGGGCGAGCGCGACGGGCACCAGCGCGGCGCAAAGCGCCAGCGGCAGGGCGAGCACCCACCACTGGTCGCCGGCAAAAGCCCGGATCTGCTGGTTCCAGCCGATCGGGGAAAGCCAGGACAGGGCGGACGGACCCGGTTCGGCGAGGTCCCCCACCGCCCGCAGCGCGTAGGTCACGGCGACCACGCCGACGCTCGTTCCCGTGGCGGCCCGCGCGCTGGCTGTCAGCTGGGCGGTGACCCCTGCCACGGCGCTGAACGCCATGCCGGTGGCGGCCCAGCCGAGTCCGAACGCGAGCGAGCCCGCGGCCGGAAGTCCGCCCGCGGCCAAGGACACCGCCGTGACCAGCCCGAGGACAAGACTCGATCCGAAGCTGATGGTGAGGGCGGCGGCGAGCGGAGCGTCACGCCCCAGCCGGCCGCCGCCGAGGAGCTCGAGCCGCCCGGACTCTTCGTCGCTGCGGGTGTGCCGGACGGTGATGAACACCATGAGCACGGCCAGGATGGCCGCCATGAACGCCGTGTACTTGATCAGGGACAGCGCGCCGAGGGACGTGGGGTCATAGACCCGGCCGAACAGGGCCACGAGCGAGGCGGTGGCGTTCAGGGCCGTCGCGGCCTCGACCCTGCTCGCGACATCGGGGTAGAGCTCGGCGCCGGCCGCGGCGGTTGAATAGGTTGTTGCGGCGAAGCCGGCGATCCACGCCGGGAGCAGCCAGCGGTCGCGCCGCAGTCCCAGCCGGACCAGGTCTCCGGTCCCCGCCAATGCCTCACGCATCGCCGGGGCTCCTGCTGCCCGCCCCGGCCGCTGCCACCGGCACCGCCGCGCCGTAGTGGCGCAGGAAGAGGTCCTCGAGGGTGGGGGGCTGGCTGGTCAGCGCGAGGAGTCCCGCATCCGTCAGGACCCGCATGAGCGGGGCCAGACCGGACGGTTCCACCTGGGCGCTGATGCGGTGGTCCGTGACGACGACGTCGTGGACGCCCGGCAGGGTCTCCAAACCCGCCGGTACCGCGGCGACGTCGGCAGTGACGGAGGTCCGGGTCAGGTGCCTGAGTTCCTCAAGCCGCCCGGTCTCGACCACCCGGCCCTCCCGGATGATGCTGACGCGGTCCGAGAGTGCCTCGGCCTCGCTGAGGATATGGCTGCTGAGCAGTACCGTGCGGCCCTGGTTCCGCAGGTCCCGGACACAGCCGCGGAAGGCGTCCTCCATGAGAGGGTCCAGGCCGGACGTGGGTTCGTCCAGCAGGAACAGTTCGGCGTCGGTGGCCAGCGCGGCGATCAGGGCCACCTTCTGCCGGTTGCCCTTGGAGTAGGCCCGGGATTTCTTCGTCGGGTCGAGGTCGAACAGCTCCAGGAGCCGGTCCCGGCGGGCCGGGTCCTGGCCGCCCTGAAGCCGGCCGAGGAGATCGATGACCTCACCTCCCGTCAGGTTGGGCCACAACGCCACATCCCCGGGGACGTAGGCCAGGCGCCGGTGGAGGCTCGCGACGTCCTGCCACGGGTCAAGGCCCAGGACCCGGATGGAGCCAGCGTTGGCGCGCAGCATCCCCAGCAGCAGGCGGATGGTTGTCGATTTTCCTGAACCGTTCGGGCCCAGGAAGCCATGGACCTCGCCCGCTTCAACGGAAAAGTCCAACCCGTTCAGGGCAACCACCGGCCCGAAACGCTTCACAACCCCGGCCATCTCCAAGACGCTCGCCATGGAGGACACGATACGCCGGGGACCGACAATCCAGCTCAGGCCGAAGGACCCGTTCGCCTGCAGGCGGCCTTGCGGCCTGTCGGGCCGCCGCACGAGGCGGTTTCTGGCGGCCTGCGGGCGGTCTGTCGCGGCGCGGCCTGTCGCGGCGCGGCCTGTCGCGGCGCGGCCTGTCGCGGCGCGGCCTGTCGCGGCGCGGCCTGTCGCGGCGCGGCCTGTCGCGGCGCGGCCTGTCGCGGCGCGGCCTGTCGCGGCGCGGCCTGTCGCGGCGCACCGCGGCGACGTAGCCTAGCGAGCATGGAAGACGCTTACGACCTTGAACGGTTCGTGACCGCCCAGAACGCCGGCGGAACTTACGGGCACGCCCTGGCGGAGCTGCGGTCGGGCATGAAGCGAAGTCACTGGATGTGGTTCGTGTTCCCCCAGCTCGCGGGGTTGGGCCGCAGCGAAACCGCCCGCAGGTATGCCATCTCCTCGCTGGACGAGGCGCGCGCCTACTACCGGCACGACGTCCTTGGCCCCCGTCTGGCGGAGGCCGCTGCGGCGGTGGCGTCCGTGGAAGGGCGGTCCGCGGAGCACATCTTTGGCGGCATCGACGCACGGAAACTGCACTCGTCCATGACGCTGTTCCTGCGCGCCGCCCCGGACGAGCCCGTGTTCCGCAACATCCTGGACCGGTATTTCGCTGGCCTGCCGGATTCCGCCACGGACCGGCTGCTGGCGGGGTTGTCGGCCGGTCCGGACCCGGCAGAAAATTCGGACCCCGCGGCCGGTTAGCCGTCCAGTGCCGCCAGTGCCGCCAGTGCCGCCAGTGCCGTGATCATCCGTTCCATGCGGGCGACGCCGGCAGGGCAGCCGGCGCTGTCCGTCACCTGCAGGGGGTCAAAACGGCGGCTGGTGGCCGCCGCCGGGCCCACGATGTCCCCAATGATGCTCCGGTGCGTCAACGGCGAACCCGACAACCCTACGGTGACTCCGGCCCTAAAACTGAGATTTTTGCTCGCAGAAAAATCTCACAGAACAATCTCGCAGAACAATGCAATGTTGCCGGAACACGAACGCCAACAGAGCGCGAAGCCGGCCAGGTCACTGCTTGGCCAGGGTTCCGATCTTGTGACCGCTGTTGCCGTAGACGACAAGCACAGTCCCGTCCACTTTGGCGGTTTGCGCCTGCGATAGCCACGTGTCGACGTCACTGCAGGCCATCAGGGTGGATGCGATCGGGCCGAAGTCGAAGGAGTCGCCCGAAATCGATCCCTTGCCTGTCAAACGATTGCAGCCGTCCGTTCCCTGGAAGGAGCCGTCGTCGGTGATCGTGAGGTTGGGCTGGCCTTTAGCGGTCTGCCCCCAACTTCCGGCGAACGATTTCAGGGCCGGACCGGAGCACCCCGTGAGTGCCGCTAGCGCCATGCCGGCAACCAGGATGCCAACAACCAGCAGACCGCTCTGACGCAACCGACTCATGCCGCCATGTTAGTCGGCGGGATCTCCCGGACGGAAGGATCATTCCGCCTTTCCGGGTCGTCGTCGGGCTCCTAGCGGCCGTCAGCCGGTGCTCCGGCGGCGACGGCGGCGGCCTCGATGCGGGCCCGGTGAACGGCCCATCCTTCTTGTGTGCGCAGCGAGAGGTTCGGATCCTCCGGGCGCTGGCCCGCCCTGCCGTCGATGAGTTCGCGCAGGATGTCCGCGTGTCCCAGGTGATGGGCTGTTTCCACGCACATGTGCACGAGGATCTGATGCAGGGTCACGTTCCTCCGCTCGTCCGGCCACCACGGCACGACGCCGGGCGCGTCGAGGCTGAGTTCATCGATCGTGGCGTCGCTGTGCAGGGCGGAGAGCCGGTGCAGTTCCACGATCTGCTCCCGCGTCTCTCCGGGCGCTGCCCAGAGGTCGGCATCCGGCTCGGCGTCTTCGGCAAACCACGGCAGCGCCAGCTCGCTCGGCCGGCCAAAAACCTCGCCGAAGTAGCCGAGTTCGACGCTGGCCACATGCTTGACGAGGCCCAGCAGGTTGGTTCCGGTCGGCGTGAGGGGCCGGCGCGCGTCGTACTCGCTGAGGCCTTCGAGTTTCGCCAGGAGGCTGGTCCGCCGGGTTCTCAGGTAATTGTGCAAAATCGCCTTGTCGTCCATGACCGGCACTATACCGAACCCGGCGAGGCGGGTCCGGCGGAAAAAGGATTAACTCAAACGTATGGAATAATCGGCGCCAGCGGGCCTCGGGGGGAGGTCCCGGATGACAGGACACCCAACGTGAGTCACGGTTCCGGCGCAAAGCGCCTTCTGGCCGCCACCGCTGTTCGTGCCGCACTTCTTGCCGCGGCACTCGGTTTCCTTTTGTGGGCATGCGCTTCCGGCGCGGACCCCTCCGCCGGGACGACGGCGGGGCGCCCGGCAGCCGCAACTCCTGCAGCACCCTCGCCGCCATCCCCGGCGCTAGCCCCCGAACAATCTCACGTTGCCGCGGAGGGCCTGCTGGGGACGACGGCAACGAACGGGTTCCTCCGGCCGATGCGGTACACGGCTGTCGACGGCGACACCTGGGAGGGCATCGCCGCCCACTTCCAGATGACTCCCGAGATCCTCAAGAGCTTTAACGAATCGGCGTCCGTTGCCGCGGGGCAGGTTATCGATCTCAGGGGGGTGGACGTGCCACAACTCGGAGCCGGTGGCAGCGTGACCGGGCAGGACGGGCACGGACAGTTCCTGTACAGGGCAAGCGCCGGAGACACCCCGGCTGGCATCGCGAGCCGCTACGGCGTACCGCTCCATGCACTGCGGATCGCCAACCTCAACCTTTTGACCGGCAGCGAATGGATTCCGCCCGCCGGCACCATAGTGACCATTCCGAATCCGCCGAACGACTGAGCAGCGGCACAGCCAAAGCCCCGGCGATGGACCCCGGTGATAGACCACGGGCCAGAAACTGGAGCGAAAAACTGTCCTGTAACCCGAAAAACCTCAGCGAAAGATCCCAGACAAAGGAAAAGCCTCCGGAACCTATCGGTTCCGGAGGCTTTTCCAAGGGTGGCAGATGAGGGATTCGAACCCCCGTAGGCGTTGCCAGCTGATTTACAGTCAGCCCCCTTTGGCCGCTCGGGTAATCTGCCGAACTTCAAAAGAAGATCACTCGCGGTTTCAAGTCCCGGAACGCCTGTTTCCAGTTCGTTTCGCTTCCAGCACCCGCGGGCAAGACAACTTTACAGAACTTCTGCCGAAGAATCGAATCGGCGCTTCAGCAGATCAAAAAAGGACCAGGAAAGGGCCAAAATCCGCGGAAATTCAGGCGTCGCCAAGAATGCGGCCGGCCAGTCGGGCCTCGAAACGTGCCGCCTGCTCCGGCGTGACCTGGTTGAGCTGCACCGCGCGGGCCAGATCGGCGTGGACGCCGTCCAAGCGGGCCGACGCCTCTGCAGCCGGACTGAGGATGATGGAGGCCGCCAGCGCGGCGGCGGCAACGGAAGTCGCCGTCGCGGCCAGGGTGCTGGCAGCGGCGGCGGTGGTGCGGGTGACGTAGCGGACGGCTTTGTGGTGCATGTTCTTGCCTTTCAGCAGCGGTTCCAACCCTTGCAACTCTTTCGAGCCCGGCTTCGTTCCCGCCGTGATTGAGCTATGAGCTGACTGTGAAACGTCCTCTGCCCGGGCGGCCTCCAGATCGGGGGCATCCGTATTAGGCTGGAATGCAGACATCCCGGCCTCACACCAGGCACCCGGCA from Arthrobacter sp. NicSoilB8 harbors:
- a CDS encoding GNAT family N-acetyltransferase; amino-acid sequence: MTGNSIALTGTARVRVLHRSDAGPLAEAYLRNREHLAPWEPLRSEDFFTAEAQAASIESKLGLFIAGSDVPWVLVDGSRIIGVLNLSGIVRGPFLSAHLGYWVDKDMTGRGIGSAALEFAVDAARSELGLHRLQAATLPHNAASQRILKRAGFEEIGLAAQYLRIAGSWQDHILFQRILC
- a CDS encoding MgtC/SapB family protein, yielding MGDAYGLFTKTTLVEIGLLLATFVLCSLIGAERQVRQKVAGYRTHVLVGLGSCTFTLISAYGFAAVQTGGTMDPARIAAQIVSGIGFLGAGVIFKGRNVVRGLTTAASIWVSAAVGMACGAGMLSLALSLTAFHLVTLYVVSPAVRKIPTPDSNRVLHLGYADNQGVLRQVLEIATNMGFSSSILSTNKSGDEQKPIVLMDIRFHGHLPLRELVPYLLEVPGVKSVTVHGADPNEDDDDAGA
- a CDS encoding ABC transporter permease, with product MREALAGTGDLVRLGLRRDRWLLPAWIAGFAATTYSTAAAGAELYPDVASRVEAATALNATASLVALFGRVYDPTSLGALSLIKYTAFMAAILAVLMVFITVRHTRSDEESGRLELLGGGRLGRDAPLAAALTISFGSSLVLGLVTAVSLAAGGLPAAGSLAFGLGWAATGMAFSAVAGVTAQLTASARAATGTSVGVVAVTYALRAVGDLAEPGPSALSWLSPIGWNQQIRAFAGDQWWVLALPLALCAALVPVALALRARRDLGSGLREERPGPARGSLRGVWDLAVRLQLRLLAAWAVAFVVFGVVIGSLAGNVTDLLSSPNAQDLIRMLGGTQAMTDAFIAAEISIMGLLASAYGLSAASRLRDEETDGHVEALLGTATTRPRWASSHFMLALSGVAVLMLLAGLSVGAGAAAVLADGNQFWRVTVAAAAQIPAAWVMTAAVLAVFGWAPRLTGAVWALLLLFVALGEFGVLWNAPEWLMELSPFRHSPLLPLDADAGGPLLGLTVAAAALAALGYTGWRRRDLAT
- a CDS encoding ABC transporter ATP-binding protein, with protein sequence MASVLEMAGVVKRFGPVVALNGLDFSVEAGEVHGFLGPNGSGKSTTIRLLLGMLRANAGSIRVLGLDPWQDVASLHRRLAYVPGDVALWPNLTGGEVIDLLGRLQGGQDPARRDRLLELFDLDPTKKSRAYSKGNRQKVALIAALATDAELFLLDEPTSGLDPLMEDAFRGCVRDLRNQGRTVLLSSHILSEAEALSDRVSIIREGRVVETGRLEELRHLTRTSVTADVAAVPAGLETLPGVHDVVVTDHRISAQVEPSGLAPLMRVLTDAGLLALTSQPPTLEDLFLRHYGAAVPVAAAGAGSRSPGDA
- a CDS encoding DUF1810 domain-containing protein; its protein translation is MEDAYDLERFVTAQNAGGTYGHALAELRSGMKRSHWMWFVFPQLAGLGRSETARRYAISSLDEARAYYRHDVLGPRLAEAAAAVASVEGRSAEHIFGGIDARKLHSSMTLFLRAAPDEPVFRNILDRYFAGLPDSATDRLLAGLSAGPDPAENSDPAAG
- a CDS encoding META domain-containing protein, which codes for MSRLRQSGLLVVGILVAGMALAALTGCSGPALKSFAGSWGQTAKGQPNLTITDDGSFQGTDGCNRLTGKGSISGDSFDFGPIASTLMACSDVDTWLSQAQTAKVDGTVLVVYGNSGHKIGTLAKQ
- a CDS encoding DinB family protein — protein: MDDKAILHNYLRTRRTSLLAKLEGLSEYDARRPLTPTGTNLLGLVKHVASVELGYFGEVFGRPSELALPWFAEDAEPDADLWAAPGETREQIVELHRLSALHSDATIDELSLDAPGVVPWWPDERRNVTLHQILVHMCVETAHHLGHADILRELIDGRAGQRPEDPNLSLRTQEGWAVHRARIEAAAVAAGAPADGR
- a CDS encoding LysM domain-containing protein, which gives rise to MRYTAVDGDTWEGIAAHFQMTPEILKSFNESASVAAGQVIDLRGVDVPQLGAGGSVTGQDGHGQFLYRASAGDTPAGIASRYGVPLHALRIANLNLLTGSEWIPPAGTIVTIPNPPND